From Bacillota bacterium, one genomic window encodes:
- the noc gene encoding nucleoid occlusion protein, translated as MFTKIKTERSIVEIPVSKIIPNPNQPRTVFKSDSLSELAMSIMQHGILQPLTVRKSENSTFELIAGERRLRAAKMCEFKTVPCIVCNIDDQSSSMLALIENLQRCDLNFFEEAEGIRRLMETYGLTQESVAIRIGKSQSAVANKLRLLKLPDYLREKIQASGLTERHARSLLQLPSVFQQESVLNTVIAEGLNVEQTEKLIKTLEAGAPSEKKHSKTLFRDVRIFVNTINHAVAVMKQSGINAQSSKSESDDYIEYRIKIPKIKGKTLLIP; from the coding sequence TTGTTTACAAAAATAAAAACTGAGCGTTCTATTGTTGAAATTCCTGTTTCAAAGATTATACCAAATCCAAATCAGCCGCGCACTGTTTTTAAATCGGATTCCCTTTCAGAGCTTGCAATGAGTATTATGCAGCATGGCATTTTGCAGCCGCTCACAGTAAGAAAATCAGAAAACAGCACTTTTGAACTAATAGCAGGGGAGAGGCGTCTTCGCGCTGCAAAGATGTGTGAATTTAAAACAGTTCCTTGCATTGTTTGCAATATTGATGATCAATCGTCATCAATGCTTGCACTTATTGAGAATTTGCAGCGCTGTGATCTTAATTTCTTTGAAGAAGCAGAAGGAATACGCCGGTTGATGGAAACGTATGGGCTTACACAGGAAAGCGTAGCAATTCGCATTGGTAAAAGCCAATCAGCAGTTGCAAATAAATTAAGACTTTTAAAACTGCCTGACTATTTGCGTGAAAAAATCCAAGCTTCAGGACTTACAGAGCGGCACGCTCGCAGTCTATTGCAGCTGCCATCTGTATTTCAACAGGAATCAGTTTTAAATACAGTGATTGCGGAAGGACTTAACGTTGAACAGACAGAAAAATTAATTAAGACGCTTGAAGCTGGAGCTCCGTCTGAAAAAAAACACTCTAAAACCTTATTCAGGGATGTTCGCATTTTTGTTAATACAATAAATCATGCAGTGGCTGTAATGAAGCAATCAGGGATCAATGCACAGTCGAGCAAATCTGAAAGCGACGATTATATAGAATATCGTATCAAAATACCTAAGATCAAAGGTAAAACTTTACTTATTCCGTAA
- the mnmG gene encoding tRNA uridine-5-carboxymethylaminomethyl(34) synthesis enzyme MnmG encodes MGYIAGEYDIAVIGAGHAGIEAALAGAKLGLHVALFTLNLDALANLPCNPCIGGSAKGHLVREIDALGGFIAKASDETFIQSRMLNSGRGPAIHSPRCQIDRRMYQTYAKSFLEKQENLDLKQAEIVRVNVKDGKVSSVVTRLDEIYNVNAAIVCSGTYLRGKIIIGDKSYSGGPDGLFAANELSEALREIGVNLRRFKTGTPARVNRRSLDFSKMEIQEGDSFIVPMSFSNADRQSEFKNRVVCHLTYTNTKTHDIIRANLHRSPLYSGMIEGVGPRYCPSIEDKVVRFKDKDRHQLFIEPMGLQTDEMYIQGMSSSLPTDVQSAMYATVGGLENVSIMRPAYAIEYDCCDPLQLYPTLEFKEIAGLYGAGQFNGTSGYEEAAAQGLVAGINAALKLLNREPVILERSGSYIGTLIDDLVTKGTNEPYRMMTSRSEYRLLLRQDNADERLMPIGYDIGLITEEEYDRYLSKKEAIRGEIERLHCVIVPPSEKVNAYLNESETAPLHSGIRMDELLRRPQLTYDGLAFADPERPLLPWYVKEEVEIKIKYEGYIRRQLSEVAQNAKLERRLLPEDIEYNAIGGLRIEARQKLSQIKPKTLGQASRISGVNPADISVLLIYLMQRKGGNDVE; translated from the coding sequence ATGGGCTATATTGCGGGAGAATACGATATTGCAGTTATTGGGGCGGGACATGCCGGAATTGAGGCTGCACTTGCAGGGGCAAAACTCGGTCTTCATGTCGCGCTTTTTACACTAAATCTTGATGCACTTGCTAATCTGCCATGCAATCCTTGTATAGGCGGCTCAGCAAAGGGGCATCTTGTCAGAGAAATCGACGCGCTAGGCGGATTTATTGCTAAAGCCTCTGACGAAACCTTCATTCAAAGCCGAATGCTGAACAGCGGCAGGGGGCCAGCTATACATTCCCCGCGCTGCCAGATAGACAGGCGTATGTATCAGACATATGCAAAATCATTTTTGGAAAAACAGGAAAATCTGGATTTAAAACAAGCAGAAATCGTGCGCGTAAATGTGAAAGACGGAAAAGTCAGTTCGGTCGTCACACGACTCGATGAAATATACAACGTTAACGCCGCTATTGTATGCAGCGGCACATACTTGCGCGGAAAGATAATTATTGGCGATAAATCTTACAGCGGCGGCCCTGACGGACTGTTTGCAGCAAACGAGTTATCCGAGGCACTCCGTGAAATCGGCGTAAATTTAAGGCGCTTTAAAACAGGAACACCCGCGCGCGTTAATCGCCGCTCTCTTGATTTTTCAAAGATGGAGATTCAAGAGGGAGACTCCTTCATAGTTCCAATGTCCTTCTCGAACGCCGACCGCCAGTCTGAATTTAAAAACAGGGTTGTATGCCATTTAACGTATACCAATACCAAAACCCATGATATTATCCGGGCAAATCTTCACCGTTCACCGTTATACAGCGGTATGATAGAGGGGGTCGGCCCACGTTATTGTCCGAGTATCGAGGATAAGGTAGTGCGTTTTAAAGATAAAGACAGGCATCAGCTTTTTATTGAGCCAATGGGGCTTCAAACAGATGAAATGTACATTCAGGGCATGTCAAGTTCACTGCCAACTGACGTTCAATCCGCTATGTATGCTACTGTTGGCGGACTCGAAAATGTTTCTATTATGCGGCCGGCATATGCTATTGAATATGACTGCTGTGATCCTCTTCAGCTTTATCCGACACTTGAGTTCAAGGAAATAGCAGGGCTTTATGGTGCCGGTCAGTTCAACGGTACATCAGGGTATGAAGAGGCAGCGGCTCAGGGGCTTGTCGCCGGAATAAACGCAGCTTTGAAGCTGCTTAACAGAGAGCCTGTCATTTTAGAGCGCAGCGGGTCATATATCGGCACTCTAATCGATGATCTTGTTACCAAAGGGACTAATGAACCATACCGAATGATGACATCCAGAAGCGAATATCGTCTTTTATTAAGGCAGGATAACGCTGACGAACGTCTGATGCCGATAGGCTATGATATAGGTCTTATAACTGAAGAGGAATATGATCGTTATCTAAGTAAAAAAGAAGCAATAAGGGGCGAAATCGAGCGCTTGCACTGCGTTATTGTGCCTCCGTCTGAAAAAGTAAACGCTTATTTAAATGAATCTGAAACTGCACCGCTCCATTCCGGCATACGCATGGATGAACTATTAAGGCGTCCCCAACTCACATATGATGGGCTTGCTTTTGCCGACCCAGAGAGGCCGCTTCTTCCGTGGTATGTGAAAGAAGAAGTGGAGATAAAGATCAAATATGAGGGGTATATCCGCCGTCAGCTTTCAGAAGTTGCTCAGAATGCAAAACTCGAGCGGCGTTTATTACCGGAAGATATAGAATATAATGCTATTGGCGGGCTTCGTATCGAGGCAAGACAAAAGCTTTCTCAGATAAAGCCGAAAACTTTAGGTCAGGCATCAAGAATTTCAGGTGTAAATCCCGCAGATATATCAGTTCTCCTAATCTATCTAATGCAGCGTAAGGGAGGAAATGACGTTGAGTGA
- the mnmE gene encoding tRNA uridine-5-carboxymethylaminomethyl(34) synthesis GTPase MnmE produces the protein MSEAVTVAAISTALVNAAIGVVRLTGTDAIKIAGKAFHPKSGKLLTEYAANSAVFGSVTDKSGERIDDAVCSIFREPYSYTGENVAEISCHGNVLLLTRVLNRLIECGAYPAERGEFTKRAFLNGKMDLSQSEAVIDIIGAKSSLGAKEAFSQASGSLRRRITKLRGQLADIDASIMAFVDFSSEGIEEPDVLSTANDLNKIIADIDELIESYNTGRIIKDGIPTAICGRPNVGKSSLLNMLSGTEKSIVTEIAGTTRDIISESVEVGGILFNISDTAGIRESNETVEKIGVERAKNAILNSELVICVFDRTAPLTDEDFDIIKLTADKKCIAVINKSDLPDALDREIIHKHFNNVIEISAKTGEGADKLSKKLVKTAVGEISFDYSEPHLTNIRHKNAVLKAREAVLRAKDALLSGIPAEIAELDVRDALSSLGLITGDTVTDDIIDRIFENFCVGK, from the coding sequence TTGTCGGAAGCGGTTACTGTTGCTGCAATATCTACTGCTTTAGTAAATGCCGCTATCGGAGTTGTACGATTGACAGGAACAGACGCTATTAAAATAGCTGGCAAAGCATTTCACCCCAAAAGCGGGAAATTGCTTACCGAATATGCCGCAAACAGCGCTGTTTTTGGAAGTGTAACCGATAAAAGCGGAGAACGTATTGATGATGCTGTCTGCTCAATATTCCGTGAGCCATACTCATATACCGGTGAGAATGTGGCTGAAATTTCCTGTCACGGTAATGTGCTTTTGCTTACTCGTGTGCTTAACAGACTTATAGAATGCGGCGCATATCCGGCTGAGCGCGGGGAATTCACTAAACGGGCTTTCTTAAACGGAAAAATGGATCTTTCACAAAGTGAAGCAGTTATAGATATAATCGGAGCTAAAAGCTCTTTAGGCGCAAAGGAAGCTTTTTCACAGGCTTCAGGTTCTCTGCGCAGACGCATTACAAAACTGCGCGGCCAGCTTGCAGATATAGACGCCTCTATTATGGCGTTTGTCGATTTTTCTTCAGAGGGAATCGAAGAGCCTGATGTATTATCAACAGCAAATGATCTTAATAAAATAATAGCAGATATAGATGAGCTGATCGAATCATATAATACCGGCAGGATAATTAAGGACGGCATCCCAACCGCGATATGCGGCAGACCAAACGTTGGGAAATCGTCTTTACTAAATATGCTGTCTGGAACTGAGAAAAGTATTGTAACGGAAATTGCCGGAACAACGCGGGATATCATTTCTGAATCAGTTGAAGTGGGCGGTATACTGTTTAATATCAGCGATACCGCAGGTATCCGTGAATCAAATGAGACTGTTGAAAAAATAGGCGTTGAGCGCGCGAAAAACGCAATTTTAAATTCAGAGCTTGTTATATGTGTTTTTGACCGGACAGCGCCGCTTACCGATGAGGATTTTGACATTATAAAATTAACCGCTGACAAGAAGTGTATTGCGGTTATAAATAAATCCGACTTGCCAGATGCTTTAGATAGGGAAATAATTCATAAGCATTTTAATAATGTAATTGAAATAAGCGCCAAGACAGGCGAGGGAGCAGATAAACTTTCTAAAAAACTTGTTAAAACTGCTGTCGGTGAAATATCTTTTGATTATAGTGAACCGCACCTGACAAATATTAGACATAAAAATGCGGTTTTAAAAGCTAGAGAAGCGGTTTTAAGAGCAAAGGATGCCCTGCTTTCCGGCATTCCGGCGGAGATTGCGGAACTGGATGTACGCGATGCACTTTCTTCTCTTGGACTTATAACAGGAGATACTGTTACTGATGATATTATAGACAGGATTTTTGAAAACTTTTGTGTGGGGAAATAG
- the rsmG gene encoding 16S rRNA (guanine(527)-N(7))-methyltransferase RsmG: protein MDLVKNGLSTWKIDVDDNELNSLSAFEKELLRVNEYMNLTAIVDHDEVQIKHFLDSFSLLTLGLIKENMKMIDIGCGAGFPSIPIKIILPSIEMTLLDSLAKRIDFLTNAARLLHLQSITGIHGRAEELSRTPAHREKYDIATARGVSNLSALCEYCLPFLKVGGYFLAMKGPDAEAEVENAKNAIGTLGGKLIETKKISLPFSDIIHSIVIIKKISQIQTKYPRKQAQIAKNPL, encoded by the coding sequence ATGGATCTTGTCAAAAATGGTCTGTCAACTTGGAAGATTGATGTTGACGATAATGAGCTTAACAGTCTTTCTGCGTTTGAGAAAGAGCTTTTAAGGGTAAACGAATATATGAACCTGACTGCAATTGTTGATCATGATGAAGTGCAGATTAAACATTTCCTTGACAGTTTTTCATTGCTAACATTAGGGCTTATAAAAGAGAACATGAAAATGATCGATATAGGATGCGGCGCAGGTTTTCCCTCCATTCCAATAAAAATAATTTTACCCTCTATCGAAATGACGCTTTTAGACAGCCTCGCAAAACGAATAGATTTTTTAACTAATGCGGCAAGGCTATTACATTTGCAAAGTATAACAGGGATACACGGCAGGGCTGAGGAATTATCCCGTACGCCAGCGCACCGCGAGAAATACGATATTGCAACTGCCCGCGGAGTATCAAATCTTTCAGCATTATGTGAATATTGTTTGCCTTTTCTTAAAGTTGGCGGATATTTTCTTGCTATGAAAGGCCCCGACGCTGAAGCCGAAGTTGAAAACGCTAAAAATGCAATCGGAACTTTGGGAGGAAAACTTATAGAAACAAAAAAAATCAGTCTTCCTTTTTCGGATATTATTCATAGCATTGTTATTATAAAAAAAATATCGCAAATTCAAACGAAATACCCTAGAAAACAAGCTCAAATTGCAAAAAATCCGCTATAA